In the Candidatus Binatia bacterium genome, one interval contains:
- a CDS encoding transglycosylase domain-containing protein, whose amino-acid sequence ARFIAALLPVALGAVLGALVLYELQTSALEAELLSRWAARATYTVGDGPSPRVAFPSAGPFDVRRGYAQLPSFQSRLTAHGFQVARQARVSPELAALVSWRVAPPYREPPVTGLTIRGNGDSVLFNAVNTGRSFQRFEDIPPLLVDALLYIENRELLTPFDPRSNPVIEWDRLAKASLLYVGGKLHLPVQLQGGSTLATQLEKYRHSPSGRTTGAFEKLRQLIGASLKAYADGPDTRPWRRQIVVDYLNTLPLAAAPGYGELNGLGDGLYAWFGLRLEDMCCVSRAPQPTPEGVRVFKHALALLIAVRAPTTYLVESRPQLATKVDEYTDLLARDGVIDPALAQALKATPITFLPHAPVPPPVSFVQQKAPNAVRTTLMRMLDVPSLYDLDRLHLEVSSPIDVSMEERASELFQDLADPRFVVAHGLKGEHLLQTGDPHKVIYSLMLFERAPEGNVLRVHADNLDRPFDINDGIKMELGSSAKLRTLAHYLELVTELDHELEPLDAKTLAARARVARDPITKWAAETLQHDQHLDLDGLLQRGLERRYAASPYEAFFTGGGMHTFVNFQRSDNGRVLSVQDGLQGSVNLVFIRLMRDLVRYHQARLPYDVDRVLNDLDDPQRQRLLTAIAGDEAEHFLLQAYRTYHGQSTEDIIERLLGRRADSPRHLAMLFYAWHSGADEAALGDWLQERAGPLPAEAVHRLARAYGNPRLNIADYGYLLSRHPLEVWCAGELTRDPTATWPQLLERSAAVRRVASAWLFKTRNRHAQDRRLRIRIERDAFARMTPYWRRLGFPFARLVPTYATAIGNSSDRPAALAELMGIIVNDGVRRPTLRMTELHFAEGTPYETVFEPAPSSGEQVMDPAVARALRGGLADVVNHGTARRVAGAFVHNGKPLIVGGKTGTGDNRYKTFRRHGGVISARPVNRTATFVFYIGDRYFGVLTAFVPGSQAGAYQFTSALPLAVLKLAAPIINPHL is encoded by the coding sequence CGCCCGTTTCATAGCGGCGCTGCTGCCGGTGGCATTGGGGGCGGTGCTGGGTGCCCTGGTGTTGTACGAGTTGCAGACCTCGGCATTGGAGGCCGAGCTGCTGTCGCGCTGGGCGGCGCGCGCCACCTACACCGTCGGCGATGGCCCGAGCCCGCGCGTGGCGTTTCCGTCCGCGGGTCCGTTCGACGTCCGGCGTGGCTACGCACAGCTGCCGAGTTTTCAGTCGCGACTGACCGCGCACGGCTTTCAAGTGGCGCGGCAAGCCCGCGTCTCACCGGAGCTCGCGGCCCTGGTGTCGTGGCGTGTCGCCCCACCGTACCGCGAGCCGCCGGTGACCGGCCTCACCATCCGTGGCAACGGGGACTCGGTCCTTTTCAATGCGGTGAACACGGGCCGCAGCTTTCAACGCTTCGAAGACATCCCGCCGCTGCTGGTCGACGCGTTGCTGTACATCGAGAACCGCGAGCTGCTGACCCCCTTCGATCCACGCAGCAACCCGGTGATCGAATGGGATCGCCTGGCGAAGGCGAGCCTGCTGTACGTCGGCGGCAAGCTCCACCTGCCGGTGCAGCTGCAAGGCGGCAGCACGCTGGCGACACAGCTCGAGAAGTATCGCCACTCGCCGAGCGGGCGCACCACCGGCGCGTTCGAGAAGCTACGGCAGCTGATCGGCGCCAGTCTCAAAGCCTACGCCGACGGCCCGGACACGCGGCCGTGGCGGCGGCAAATCGTCGTCGACTACCTCAACACGCTGCCGCTGGCGGCGGCACCCGGCTACGGCGAGCTCAATGGGCTGGGCGATGGGCTCTACGCCTGGTTCGGTCTGCGATTGGAGGACATGTGTTGCGTGTCGAGGGCGCCGCAACCGACGCCCGAAGGGGTACGCGTTTTCAAGCATGCCTTGGCGCTGCTCATCGCCGTGCGCGCGCCGACGACGTACCTGGTCGAGTCGCGCCCGCAGCTGGCAACCAAGGTCGATGAGTACACCGACTTGCTGGCGAGGGATGGCGTCATCGACCCCGCGCTGGCGCAAGCCCTCAAGGCGACACCGATCACGTTCCTGCCGCACGCCCCTGTGCCGCCGCCCGTGTCCTTTGTGCAGCAGAAGGCCCCCAACGCCGTGCGCACGACGCTGATGCGCATGCTCGATGTGCCGAGCCTCTACGATCTCGACCGCCTGCACCTCGAGGTGTCGAGCCCCATCGACGTCTCGATGGAGGAACGCGCCAGCGAGCTCTTTCAGGACCTCGCCGACCCGCGCTTCGTCGTCGCACACGGGCTCAAAGGCGAGCACCTGCTGCAAACCGGCGATCCGCACAAGGTGATCTACAGCCTGATGCTCTTCGAGCGCGCGCCGGAGGGTAACGTGCTGCGCGTGCATGCCGACAACCTCGACCGCCCCTTCGACATCAATGACGGCATCAAGATGGAGCTCGGCAGCAGCGCGAAGCTGCGCACCCTGGCGCACTACCTCGAGCTGGTGACCGAGCTGGACCACGAGCTGGAACCGCTCGACGCGAAGACGCTCGCTGCGCGCGCCCGCGTCGCGCGTGACCCGATCACCAAGTGGGCGGCAGAGACGCTGCAGCACGACCAGCATCTCGACCTCGACGGCCTGCTGCAGCGCGGGCTCGAACGCCGCTACGCGGCGAGCCCGTATGAAGCCTTCTTCACCGGCGGCGGCATGCACACCTTTGTAAACTTCCAGCGCAGCGACAACGGCCGCGTCCTGTCGGTGCAGGACGGCCTGCAAGGGTCGGTGAACCTGGTCTTCATTCGCCTCATGCGCGACCTCGTGCGCTACCATCAAGCCCGCTTGCCGTACGACGTGGACCGCGTGCTCAACGACCTCGACGATCCGCAACGGCAGCGCCTGCTGACCGCCATCGCTGGGGACGAAGCGGAGCACTTCCTGCTGCAGGCGTACCGCACGTATCACGGGCAATCGACCGAGGACATCATCGAGCGACTGTTGGGTCGCCGCGCCGACTCGCCGCGTCACCTGGCGATGCTCTTTTACGCGTGGCATTCGGGAGCGGACGAGGCGGCCCTCGGGGATTGGCTGCAGGAGCGGGCGGGGCCGCTGCCGGCCGAGGCGGTGCACCGCCTGGCGCGCGCCTACGGCAATCCGCGCCTCAACATCGCCGACTACGGGTACTTGCTGTCGCGGCATCCGCTCGAGGTGTGGTGTGCCGGTGAGCTGACGCGCGACCCGACGGCGACGTGGCCGCAGCTGCTCGAGCGCAGCGCGGCGGTGCGCCGGGTCGCCTCGGCGTGGCTGTTCAAGACCCGCAACCGGCATGCGCAAGACCGGCGGCTGCGCATCCGCATCGAGCGTGACGCCTTCGCCCGCATGACGCCGTACTGGCGGCGACTGGGATTTCCCTTCGCGCGGCTCGTCCCGACGTATGCCACGGCCATCGGCAACTCCTCCGATCGTCCGGCGGCGTTGGCCGAGCTGATGGGCATCATCGTCAACGACGGCGTGCGGCGGCCGACGCTACGCATGACCGAGCTGCACTTCGCCGAGGGCACGCCGTACGAGACCGTCTTCGAGCCGGCGCCGTCGAGTGGGGAGCAGGTCATGGACCCCGCGGTGGCGCGGGCGCTGCGCGGCGGGCTCGCCGATGTCGTGAACCATGGCACGGCGCGCCGCGTCGCTGGCGCGTTCGTGCACAACGGGAAGCCCCTGATCGTCGGTGGAAAGACGGGAACCGGCGATAACCGCTACAAGACCTTCCGTCGACACGGCGGGGTCATCTCGGCACGCCCGGTGAACCGCACCGCAACCTTCGTCTTCTACATCGGTGACCGCTACTTCGGCGTGCTCAC